ACACCACGGTCATATCCTCAACCCCCTCAGCTCTCTAACAGCTTTTCCGGAATCTGTAGGAACCCTCGGTTTTATAGGCGTAACAGTTAATGGAAGCCCCTCTCTACACGCTAACAGTTTCTCGAAGGCCTCCATAACCAAGACTTCCCCGACCTCCTCTTCGATAGCCTCTTCGACGGCATGGCTAAGCATCTTCAAACCCCTCTCGCTACCAACCTTAGACCTAAATTCCTCCCAGATCTTCCGGTCAACCACTATGCCGGTTTTAGTTTTATCGCTCATACCGTATACCATATATAAGGTATAGAGTAAATAAAGCCCCCTCATCTCCAACCCGATAACAACTCAGTAAAACTTACAACCTCAAGGGTTTCAGAGAGATTTCCACCGGAAATTTTTTGTTTATAAATAGATGAACAAAATTGTACATCAACGTGCTTAAAAGACTTAGCCGGAGCCTGGCTAAACGCTCTTAAGCTCCCGGCTTATTTTTAAAAGTATGCTCCGGGCGGGATTTGAACCCGCGACCTCCGGCTCGAAAGGCCGGAATACTTGACCAGGCTATACGACCGGAGCTTCTGCTCGAGGCGTTTGATCGATTTAGGCATTTAAAAAGTTTAACGTCGTTTATGGTTAGTTTTAGGTCCTCTTCTGGGGGTCGGTGAAATAAATGGGTCTGGGGTTGTTTGGGTTTGCTAGGCTTCTATGAGGGTTTCTGTGCTTCTGACTCCGTCGAGCTGGTTTATCACGGCCGATATCTCGGCTATGTCTTCGTTGCTGGTTCCCTCGACGAGGCATACGACGTCGAACCTTCCGTAGGTCGGGTAGACCTTTACCACGCCTTTAACATCTTTAAGCTCCTCTAGGACCTTCACGAGCCGTAGCGGGACGACTTTTATGAGTATGCAGGCGTTCACCATGGCTACACACCCTCCATCTCGACCAGGGTCTCCGTGAAGGCCACGCCTCCGAGCCTGCCGATCCGTCTGACTAGGGCCGCCAGGGCCTTGGGGTCTTCGAACTCTACATCGGCCACCACGTCGAACCTGCCTAGGACCGGGAATACACGCACCACACCCTTAAGCTTCTTAACGGCTTCGCATACATCCTTGTATCGCCCGCTCGATGTCCTTATGAGTATACACGCAGACGGCATATCTCCACCTTCAGAATAATGGCTTGAAGTGTTATATCAAACTTCCCTAACCTACTCGTGAGACCCGGTATGTCCTTTTAAACCTATCCAAAATCCTTAAGTAAAGTCCGCGTATCATAGTTGGTGCTGAGACTTGATAGACGCCGGAAGAATACTGATCTTAGTTTCCTCCACGATCTTCCTCTCCTATGTCAGTGGCATCTTCTATTCGAAGACGAAGATCCCGGATATCATATGGGTTCTCGGTCTCGGCATACTCCTAGGCCCGGTTCTCGGGTTCTTCGAGAAGGAGAGCTTCCTCGCCCTCTCCCCTCTGATGAGCGTGGTCGCCCTCTGCATAATACTCTTCGACACAGGCATCAACATGGACCTCGTAGTCCTAGTCAGGAGCATGGTTAAGTCCATCGGACTCTTCCTAGCCACGTTCGTCGGCAACATCCTCCTAACCGGTTTCTATCTAACAATCGTCATGCCCGAAGAATTCAACATCCTACAAGCCATGCTCTTAGGGGCGATGACAGGGGGGACGAGCACCGTAGCCATATACGCGGTCGTCGACGGTATAGAAAAGCTCATGCCCAAGGTCGAAAGCGCCCGGGCGATACTTCTGATGGAGTCTATAATCTCAGACCCTGTGTGTATAATCGTTTCCATCGCGTTTATACGTGTGATCAAAGGCTTGGAGCTCTCCCTTCTCGAAACCCTAGCGGGTATCGTCTACATACTAGTCATATCCTTCCTCTTCGGCTTCACCGTGGGTCTCATATGGATTCTATCGCTCAG
The sequence above is a segment of the Candidatus Bathyarchaeota archaeon genome. Coding sequences within it:
- a CDS encoding Lrp/AsnC ligand binding domain-containing protein, translating into MPSACILIRTSSGRYKDVCEAVKKLKGVVRVFPVLGRFDVVADVEFEDPKALAALVRRIGRLGGVAFTETLVEMEGV
- a CDS encoding Lrp/AsnC ligand binding domain-containing protein is translated as MVNACILIKVVPLRLVKVLEELKDVKGVVKVYPTYGRFDVVCLVEGTSNEDIAEISAVINQLDGVRSTETLIEA